One part of the Synechococcus sp. UW179A genome encodes these proteins:
- a CDS encoding DUF6561 domain-containing protein: protein MSEGSIRLVLLTSGVMLVARLRQTTDSDGDRAYQLIRPLRLEKHEDSGPWSLHSYLAGLTPQRNVVMLKAAVAALLEPEARILQAYTRSTNQECPPSETPVERLKKAFQEFTDSVEHH from the coding sequence TTGAGTGAAGGATCAATTCGACTGGTACTACTCACCAGCGGTGTGATGCTGGTGGCGCGTCTCAGGCAGACCACCGACTCCGACGGCGATCGGGCTTATCAGTTGATCAGGCCTCTGCGGCTGGAAAAGCACGAAGACTCTGGACCATGGTCCTTGCATTCCTATCTGGCCGGGTTAACGCCCCAGCGCAATGTCGTGATGCTCAAGGCTGCTGTCGCAGCATTGCTGGAGCCGGAAGCACGCATCCTTCAGGCTTATACCCGCTCCACCAATCAGGAATGTCCTCCATCGGAAACGCCAGTTGAGCGTTTGAAGAAGGCATTTCAGGAATTCACCGACAGCGTTGAGCACCATTGA
- a CDS encoding AEC family transporter, protein MPHSIISAIFPVIAYLCIGYIAKRTKKFDPANSGILIGYALNISIPCMIVLDMTRQDMFKDFSQYFQFFSGYLLVSFIVFLISYVYGRLVKRQNLLIGSYFAAAASYSNTCMIALPILAIMLPVGGATYGVIGVIVLIIGLQTTSIIYEYTSKEESGLSFRKVLGSIWKAMKANYFIAMVLGLILSFLGFQFPSVLGASLNAVGITTAPVALFAIGAQLNFTLFRNHIRIVSECTFFKLFLMPVLAWFVCDLVKLPPAPAVAVILCSAVPTAKCQYAVARSHDVYVEETESIVAGTTILSMITLTIVIALLAAEFPAIVT, encoded by the coding sequence ATGCCACATTCGATCATCAGTGCGATTTTTCCTGTTATTGCTTACCTCTGCATTGGCTACATTGCTAAGCGAACTAAAAAGTTTGATCCCGCGAATAGTGGAATTCTCATTGGCTATGCGTTGAATATCTCGATTCCATGCATGATTGTGCTTGATATGACTCGGCAAGATATGTTTAAGGATTTTTCTCAATATTTTCAATTCTTTAGTGGTTATCTTCTTGTCTCATTTATTGTTTTTTTGATATCCTATGTTTACGGAAGGCTTGTTAAGCGTCAGAATTTATTGATTGGCTCATATTTTGCAGCTGCTGCTTCTTATTCTAATACCTGCATGATTGCGTTGCCAATTCTCGCCATCATGCTTCCCGTTGGAGGAGCAACGTATGGAGTTATTGGAGTGATCGTTTTGATTATAGGGCTCCAAACCACTTCGATTATTTATGAATACACATCCAAAGAGGAATCAGGCTTGAGTTTTCGTAAGGTGCTTGGCTCAATTTGGAAGGCGATGAAAGCGAATTACTTTATTGCTATGGTCTTGGGCTTAATACTCTCCTTCCTGGGCTTTCAGTTTCCCAGTGTACTGGGAGCGAGTTTGAATGCTGTTGGCATCACAACGGCGCCAGTTGCCCTGTTTGCAATCGGGGCTCAACTCAACTTCACTCTCTTTAGGAACCACATTCGTATTGTCAGTGAGTGTACATTTTTCAAATTATTTTTGATGCCTGTGCTTGCCTGGTTTGTTTGTGATCTTGTTAAATTGCCACCAGCTCCAGCTGTTGCGGTGATCCTTTGTAGTGCAGTGCCCACTGCGAAATGTCAATATGCTGTCGCTCGATCACATGACGTCTATGTAGAGGAAACTGAATCGATTGTTGCGGGCACAACTATTCTATCGATGATTACTCTGACAATTGTCATCGCTTTGCTAGCTGCTGAGTTTCCAGCGATTGTTACGTGA
- the rpoD gene encoding RNA polymerase sigma factor RpoD, protein MSPAASKSAQPTAASPKTASSKAASSKATPSIVMLADSKGLPKGVSKKAKPESKSSAAKSATTKAATTKAAAKSKPASKSSSAKSATTAKSAAAAKTTKSAKTPAKASRAKSSAAAKPADLDAAADQLLAKTSGNPSVSKEEKAKADAKAKVLASIKVGPKGVYTEDSIRVYLQEIGRIRLLRPDEEIELARKIADLLYLEELAAQFESDNGREPDNKEWAALVEMPLIRFRRRLMLGRRAKEKMVQSNLRLVVSIAKKYMNRGLSFQDLIQEGSLGLIRAAEKFDHEKGYKFSTYATWWIRQAITRAIADQSRTIRLPVHLYETISRIKKTTKVLSQEFGRKPTEEEIAESMEMTIEKLRFIAKSAQLPISLETPIGKEEDSRLGDFIEADIENPEQDVAKNLLREDLEGVLATLSPRERDVLRLRYGLDDGRMKTLEEIGQIFDVTRERIRQIEAKALRKLRHPNRNGVLKEYIK, encoded by the coding sequence ATGAGTCCTGCTGCGAGCAAGTCAGCTCAGCCCACGGCTGCATCGCCCAAGACTGCTTCTTCCAAAGCGGCCTCCTCTAAGGCGACTCCATCCATTGTGATGCTGGCGGATTCCAAAGGACTGCCCAAGGGTGTGAGCAAGAAGGCCAAGCCAGAGTCAAAGAGTTCAGCAGCAAAGTCCGCCACCACCAAGGCCGCCACGACGAAGGCCGCTGCGAAATCGAAACCGGCTAGCAAGAGCAGCTCAGCCAAGAGCGCAACAACAGCCAAGAGCGCGGCAGCCGCCAAGACAACAAAGAGCGCGAAAACCCCTGCGAAGGCAAGCCGAGCCAAGAGCTCGGCCGCTGCCAAGCCCGCCGATCTGGATGCCGCCGCTGATCAGTTGCTGGCCAAGACCTCCGGCAATCCCTCCGTTAGCAAGGAGGAGAAAGCCAAAGCAGACGCGAAGGCCAAGGTACTGGCGAGCATCAAGGTTGGCCCTAAAGGGGTCTACACCGAGGATTCGATCAGGGTTTACCTGCAGGAGATCGGCAGGATCCGCCTACTGCGGCCAGACGAAGAAATCGAACTAGCCAGAAAGATCGCTGATCTTCTCTACCTCGAGGAGTTGGCTGCCCAGTTCGAGAGTGACAACGGCCGAGAACCTGACAACAAGGAATGGGCGGCTCTGGTGGAGATGCCGCTGATTCGTTTCCGCCGCCGACTGATGCTCGGCCGTCGGGCCAAGGAAAAAATGGTTCAGTCGAATCTTCGCCTTGTGGTCTCGATCGCCAAGAAATATATGAATCGTGGCCTGAGCTTTCAGGACCTAATCCAGGAAGGCAGTCTCGGACTGATTCGTGCTGCAGAGAAATTCGACCACGAGAAGGGTTACAAATTCTCCACCTATGCAACTTGGTGGATCCGCCAAGCCATCACACGGGCCATCGCTGATCAAAGTCGAACGATTCGCCTCCCGGTCCACCTCTACGAGACCATCTCCCGCATCAAAAAAACCACCAAAGTGCTCAGCCAGGAGTTCGGCCGCAAACCCACGGAAGAAGAGATTGCCGAATCAATGGAAATGACCATTGAGAAGCTGCGCTTCATCGCCAAGAGCGCCCAGCTACCGATCTCCCTTGAAACCCCAATCGGCAAAGAAGAGGATTCCCGTCTTGGTGACTTCATCGAAGCCGACATCGAGAATCCCGAGCAGGACGTGGCTAAGAATCTCTTACGCGAGGATCTCGAAGGCGTGCTGGCCACACTCAGTCCGAGGGAGCGTGACGTGCTCCGGCTCCGCTACGGCCTAGATGACGGACGCATGAAGACCCTCGAGGAAATCGGTCAGATCTTCGACGTCACCCGTGAGCGAATCCGCCAGATCGAAGCCAAGGCATTGCGCAAGCTGCGGCATCCCAATCGGAACGGAGTCCTCAAGGAATACATCAAGTAA
- a CDS encoding DUF3153 domain-containing protein: MSTGLAAAERALERGDYGLCLRLLEPLADANPITEQEGAAIRMVMVTAWMGQGEERKAISTCRLLTRCKDPDLRNRARQLLSVLEAPSLERPARWSMQLPTLDMAPRVGKGTLSSRRRRGPPPPPPPPTGPTQAPSAGFAVLVLAVLLGLTLLLSGCVRVTAEIDLAGPDRLAMSWRINSLSGHSLPWQQNFAKALRSEGLNWKVHQDRAGSLSLISPKLGADQAAMLMRNSVELAGRSAGVTLPTPDLAIVERNWLVGMQQQLNLRLDLSPLAEFPAGDLQISITPVHDLQQVSSGPSKGRLEGDVLLWTLDSGSVNQLQIRRWQWSPLGLGSVLIILLLLLSFLLQSMRVRLGFGYPELPS; the protein is encoded by the coding sequence ATGAGCACAGGGCTTGCAGCAGCCGAACGGGCACTTGAACGCGGTGATTATGGCCTGTGCCTGCGCCTACTGGAGCCTCTCGCTGACGCGAATCCAATCACTGAACAGGAGGGAGCTGCCATCCGGATGGTGATGGTGACGGCCTGGATGGGACAGGGGGAGGAACGCAAGGCGATCTCCACCTGTCGTCTACTCACACGTTGCAAGGATCCTGATCTGCGCAACCGGGCTCGTCAGTTGCTGAGTGTGCTCGAAGCGCCAAGCCTTGAGCGTCCGGCACGCTGGTCGATGCAGCTACCGACACTGGACATGGCTCCCCGAGTGGGGAAAGGGACTCTCTCCAGCCGGCGAAGACGTGGCCCGCCTCCACCGCCTCCACCGCCAACGGGTCCAACGCAGGCACCATCAGCAGGTTTTGCTGTGCTGGTGCTAGCGGTTCTGCTCGGACTGACCCTGTTGCTCAGCGGATGTGTACGCGTCACGGCCGAGATCGATCTAGCGGGTCCGGATCGCCTGGCGATGAGCTGGCGGATCAACAGCCTCAGTGGCCACAGTCTTCCCTGGCAGCAGAACTTTGCGAAAGCGCTGCGTTCGGAAGGCCTGAACTGGAAGGTCCATCAAGACAGAGCAGGCTCCCTCAGTCTGATAAGCCCCAAGCTGGGGGCAGACCAGGCCGCCATGTTGATGCGCAACAGTGTGGAGCTCGCTGGACGCAGCGCTGGCGTGACCCTTCCAACCCCGGATCTGGCGATCGTGGAGAGGAACTGGTTAGTTGGGATGCAGCAGCAACTGAACCTGCGCCTGGACCTCTCACCCCTCGCCGAGTTCCCCGCGGGAGATCTACAGATCAGCATCACTCCAGTGCATGATCTTCAGCAGGTCAGCAGCGGTCCCAGCAAGGGTCGGTTGGAGGGGGATGTTCTGCTGTGGACCCTCGACAGCGGCAGTGTCAATCAACTGCAGATCCGGCGCTGGCAGTGGAGTCCTCTCGGTCTTGGCAGTGTGCTGATCATTCTGCTGCTACTGCTGAGTTTTCTGCTGCAGTCGATGCGGGTTCGACTCGGATTTGGCTACCCCGAGCTGCCGTCCTGA
- the priA gene encoding primosomal protein N' — translation MSATPVNQSSSPPAAQLVSEVDVWLEAGRDGRTFSYCDSHSLGVGLGDLVAVRLRGRRLQGLVTGCRLITARANSADSDGVRLNPVEALVQRAAVDPSWRSWLDAMAARCHTSSFRMLKAALPPGWLGQRPCSAPALRQLWWVERIEAIDLLVMPNASRQLALLAELERRGGGAWQRDLLAEGFQTATVKTLERKGLIRRRRKPEIAPSGSGKVTPCAAELESPRLLTDEQQSVVSQFQSLPEGGGLLLWGITGSGKTEVYLQLAAAELVAGRHVLLLTPEIGLIPQLVDRCRQRFGARVLEYHSGCTSSERVRIWRRCLESDDPVVVVGTRSAVFLPLRPLGLLVLDEEHDNSYKQDSPMPCYHARVMASERVRLQGGRLLLGSATPSLESWSRLQPQGNLVLARLRSRISSQPLPPVRIIDMRHELAEGNKRLISRALMDRLAQLPEKGEQAVVLVPRRGYSTFLSCRSCGEVVMCPHCDVPLTVHGNRGAQQWLRCHWCDHRAPITPSCTSCGSLAFKPFGAGTQRVLERLGEELSELRLLRFDRDTTGGRDGHRRLLAQFAEGEADVLVGTQMLAKGMDLPRVTLAAVLAADGLLHRPDLRAGEQCLQLLLQLAGRAGRAEKPGEVLVQTYSPEHPVIRHLVDGRYERFLEEESALRREAGLVPFARACLIRLSGQSASDTATAGTLLAERIRAGCAAAGWQLLGPAPAPVARVAGRSRWQLLLHGPQDSEIPLPCGTGLWEGLPKDISLAVDPDPLQL, via the coding sequence ATGTCGGCAACCCCCGTCAATCAATCCTCCAGCCCCCCTGCCGCGCAACTGGTTTCGGAAGTTGATGTCTGGCTGGAGGCCGGTCGTGATGGGCGTACTTTCAGTTATTGCGACAGTCACAGTCTCGGAGTGGGACTGGGAGATCTTGTGGCGGTCCGTCTTCGAGGGCGTCGACTGCAGGGGTTGGTCACGGGCTGTCGATTGATCACAGCTCGGGCAAATTCAGCTGACAGCGATGGCGTTCGGCTCAACCCTGTCGAAGCGCTGGTGCAGCGCGCTGCAGTTGACCCGTCATGGCGCTCATGGCTGGATGCCATGGCAGCCCGTTGCCATACCAGTTCCTTTCGCATGCTCAAGGCGGCATTGCCCCCGGGATGGCTGGGTCAGCGGCCCTGTTCGGCGCCGGCCTTACGCCAGCTCTGGTGGGTTGAGCGGATTGAAGCGATTGATCTCTTGGTCATGCCAAATGCTTCCAGGCAGCTCGCGCTGTTGGCGGAGCTCGAACGCAGGGGCGGTGGCGCTTGGCAGCGTGACCTTTTGGCGGAGGGTTTCCAAACAGCCACTGTCAAGACCCTTGAGCGCAAGGGCCTGATTCGCCGACGACGCAAACCGGAGATCGCTCCCAGTGGATCAGGCAAGGTGACACCCTGCGCTGCCGAGTTGGAGTCACCGCGATTGTTGACGGACGAGCAGCAGTCCGTGGTGTCCCAGTTTCAATCACTCCCCGAGGGTGGAGGACTGCTGCTTTGGGGAATCACTGGCTCCGGCAAGACCGAGGTCTACCTGCAGTTGGCAGCTGCAGAGCTGGTAGCTGGCCGTCATGTTCTGCTACTCACTCCGGAGATCGGCCTCATTCCCCAGCTTGTGGATCGCTGTCGTCAGCGTTTCGGAGCGCGAGTTTTGGAATATCACAGCGGTTGCACGTCCAGTGAGCGGGTTCGCATCTGGCGTCGCTGTCTCGAGAGCGACGATCCCGTAGTGGTGGTCGGCACCCGCTCCGCGGTGTTTCTTCCCCTACGTCCGCTGGGCCTGCTGGTGCTGGATGAGGAACACGACAATTCCTACAAGCAGGATTCACCCATGCCCTGCTATCACGCAAGGGTTATGGCTTCAGAGCGGGTGAGGCTGCAGGGTGGTCGTCTGCTGCTCGGCAGCGCGACACCCTCACTTGAAAGCTGGAGCCGTCTCCAGCCTCAAGGCAATCTGGTTCTCGCCCGGCTGCGTTCGCGGATCTCCAGCCAGCCACTGCCACCCGTCCGGATCATTGACATGCGTCATGAACTGGCGGAGGGCAATAAACGCTTGATTAGTCGTGCCCTGATGGACCGGTTGGCACAGCTCCCGGAGAAAGGGGAACAGGCGGTCGTGTTGGTGCCGAGGCGTGGATACAGCACGTTCCTGAGCTGCCGTAGTTGCGGAGAGGTGGTGATGTGCCCCCATTGCGACGTTCCTCTCACCGTTCACGGCAATCGGGGGGCACAGCAGTGGCTTCGTTGTCACTGGTGTGACCATCGAGCCCCCATCACCCCTTCTTGCACCTCATGCGGCTCCCTCGCCTTCAAGCCCTTTGGTGCAGGCACTCAAAGGGTATTGGAGCGTCTTGGCGAGGAACTCAGTGAGCTGCGTCTACTGCGCTTTGATCGGGACACCACGGGAGGTCGTGATGGTCATCGCAGACTGCTGGCTCAGTTTGCGGAGGGTGAAGCCGATGTGCTGGTCGGGACGCAGATGCTGGCCAAAGGAATGGATCTGCCGCGCGTGACTCTGGCGGCGGTGCTTGCCGCCGACGGTCTTCTGCATCGACCTGATCTGAGGGCCGGAGAGCAGTGCCTGCAACTGCTCCTACAACTCGCTGGTCGAGCTGGGCGCGCAGAAAAGCCCGGTGAGGTACTGGTCCAGACTTACAGCCCTGAACACCCAGTGATCCGACATCTGGTGGATGGTCGTTACGAACGTTTTCTGGAGGAGGAATCGGCCCTGCGCCGTGAAGCCGGACTGGTTCCCTTTGCGCGGGCTTGCCTGATTCGGCTCTCGGGTCAGTCCGCTAGCGATACAGCGACTGCTGGAACCCTGCTGGCTGAACGGATTCGCGCAGGCTGTGCTGCCGCAGGCTGGCAATTGCTCGGTCCTGCTCCTGCTCCTGTGGCTCGGGTGGCGGGCCGTAGTCGCTGGCAGTTGCTTCTGCACGGTCCCCAGGACAGTGAGATCCCCCTGCCTTGCGGAACCGGCCTGTGGGAAGGGCTCCCCAAAGACATTTCACTCGCCGTGGACCCGGATCCTCTGCAGCTGTGA